The following are encoded together in the Panicum virgatum strain AP13 chromosome 6K, P.virgatum_v5, whole genome shotgun sequence genome:
- the LOC120713601 gene encoding uncharacterized protein LOC120713601: protein MEEINGASAHDMALAMVAYPVVHADDTAGVPVPVQTLMQSFWTSCDKCGFQFEYELKYLDHLMKCRMCYNAFVAKETVGRAHRKNKSVVHKDKVAGKRLLALPPTESSASVPESFHPIEGHLVKSPGADYKAAEDDCFENPAEPQGIPKEASPEAVVAELKRIPDLSRDDFLKAFNILRRNVFEFRILVAFPMNLKKKWLLKEIKKRNC, encoded by the exons ATGGAGGAAATCAATGGTGCTTCTGCTCATGATATGGCTCTCGCTATGGTTGCTTATCCTGTTGTTCATGCTGATGACACTGCTGGAGTTCCAGTCCCCGTACAGACACTAATGCAATCTTTCTGGACATCCTGTGATAAGTGTGGATTCCAATTTGAATATGAACTTAAATATTTAGATCACTTAATGAAGTGCCGAATGTGTTATAATGCATTTGTGGCAAAGGAGACGGTTGGCCGTGCCCATAGAAAGAATAAATCTGTTGTTCACAAAGACAAGGTTGCAGGAAAACGATTGCTGGCTCTTCCGCCTACAGAGAGTAGTGCAAGTGTTCCTGAGAGTTTTCATCCAATAGAAGGTCACCTGGTTAAGTCACCTGGTGCTGACTACAAG GCTGCAGAAGATGACTGTTTTGAAAACCCAGCAGAGCCTCAAGGAATACCAAAGGAAGCTTCTCCTGAAGCCGTTGTTGCAGAACTAAAAAGAATACCAGACTTGTCCCGTGATGATTTCCTCAAGGCATTCAATATACTTAGACGCAATGTTTTTGAGTTCAGAATACTTGTAGCATTTCCTATGAACTTAAAGAAGAAATGGCTACTAAAGGAAATCAAGAAGCGAAACTGCTAA